One window of Bacillus alkalicellulosilyticus genomic DNA carries:
- a CDS encoding anthranilate phosphoribosyltransferase — MIRSLLKEVARGKRGSRDLTYDEAYHAAQSIMNGDVTPAQLGAFFTAERMKMESTNELLAFVEAFRSQSHIHPIPGSLDCAGPYDGRKRSFYATLPTAFVLSATGLPVTLHSSPTLPPKEGLSLLELLASLDVSVEKMRSSSLIQAANKTGFFFIPTEQWCPPLAQLRDIRKELGMRTLLNTVEKLLRLSEAPYMAIGIYHGTVVEKLVSLFGQIDVQKGLIIQGMEGSEDITVERRTRGYWVSEEQKEWVVIDPELLEVQATYPDVSWTTKHQAEIIISVLNGTSDHSFYNTVLLNAGVRLWLCQKADSIEQGIYQAKYVVDNGYALDQFNKWKDSVGCYSSSL, encoded by the coding sequence ATGATAAGGTCTTTATTAAAAGAAGTGGCTCGTGGAAAAAGAGGATCAAGAGATTTAACTTATGATGAGGCCTATCATGCAGCGCAATCGATAATGAATGGTGATGTCACACCAGCTCAACTAGGAGCGTTCTTTACTGCCGAAAGGATGAAGATGGAATCAACCAATGAACTACTAGCCTTCGTCGAAGCATTTCGATCACAAAGTCACATCCATCCGATTCCTGGAAGTCTTGATTGTGCTGGTCCGTATGATGGCAGAAAACGCTCCTTTTACGCTACACTACCAACTGCTTTTGTATTATCTGCTACTGGTTTACCCGTTACATTGCATAGTAGTCCGACTCTTCCACCTAAAGAAGGGCTATCTTTACTGGAATTACTTGCTTCTTTAGATGTATCTGTTGAAAAAATGCGTTCCTCTTCATTAATCCAGGCTGCGAACAAAACTGGATTTTTCTTTATCCCAACAGAACAATGGTGTCCCCCTCTTGCTCAACTTCGAGACATTCGAAAAGAATTAGGCATGCGGACGCTATTAAATACAGTAGAGAAATTGTTGCGACTTTCTGAAGCACCATACATGGCGATCGGGATTTATCATGGAACAGTCGTTGAAAAACTAGTAAGCCTATTCGGACAAATCGATGTACAAAAAGGACTTATCATCCAAGGAATGGAAGGATCCGAGGATATTACTGTCGAACGGAGAACGCGCGGATACTGGGTCTCAGAGGAACAAAAAGAATGGGTTGTCATTGACCCAGAATTACTAGAAGTTCAGGCTACTTATCCTGATGTTTCATGGACAACAAAGCACCAAGCCGAAATCATTATATCTGTTCTTAACGGCACAAGCGATCATTCTTTTTATAATACCGTTCTCCTCAATGCAGGTGTACGCCTGTGGCTGTGCCAGAAGGCTGATTCAATTGAACAAGGAATCTACCAAGCCAAATATGTAGTTGATAACGGCTATGCCCTTGACCAATTTAATAAGTGGAAAGATAGTGTTGGGTGTTACTCTTCCTCGCTTTAG
- a CDS encoding ANTAR domain-containing response regulator: MFDSFLLFMSADIKEQYKPTARNNMGTRLQDLGYRVTKTTDISAVSVFIQQVDALIICSTIADIEPWAKKCLTHRSLPLIWWFHHEALSDSKCHLDIDIDAVLYSNMTDSEIHLSLQLCSNRYLQRIQWDKERELLLSKLEERKHIDKAKAILCEIKHITEPEAYDFIRKQAMHERKRMVDVALSILSLYPLLVAKGEGRK, translated from the coding sequence ATGTTTGATAGTTTCCTTTTATTTATGAGTGCTGACATCAAAGAACAGTATAAGCCGACTGCCCGAAACAATATGGGGACTAGGTTACAAGATTTAGGCTACCGCGTAACGAAAACAACTGATATCTCCGCGGTTAGCGTATTCATCCAACAAGTCGATGCGCTTATCATATGTTCTACAATTGCTGACATTGAACCATGGGCCAAAAAATGTCTAACTCATCGTTCTCTTCCCCTTATTTGGTGGTTTCATCATGAGGCTCTTAGTGATTCGAAGTGTCACCTTGATATTGATATCGACGCAGTGCTTTATTCAAATATGACAGATAGTGAAATTCATCTGTCTCTTCAATTATGTTCAAATCGGTATCTGCAACGAATCCAATGGGATAAAGAGAGAGAACTCTTACTTTCAAAATTAGAAGAACGTAAACATATCGATAAGGCAAAAGCGATTCTATGTGAGATTAAACACATTACAGAACCAGAAGCCTACGATTTTATCCGAAAGCAAGCGATGCATGAGAGAAAACGAATGGTGGATGTTGCATTATCCATCCTTAGTTTATACCCATTACTGGTCGCAAAAGGAGAGGGACGAAAATGA
- a CDS encoding (2Fe-2S)-binding protein: MTKVDYSLLEEAFYLRITDHPHKVFALSLRELQDGTRLDEFIEYYGTIQKATTRQVVSTYFFKFYGWFFSGVQSVMSLNHSELQIELDNIELQVFYNKEYDYYGLCFKLMDASERSVSKGDREKWRSQYQASIFTKNVVPLIECFAKQTNIRERELWGQFVIGVYYGHDKLVSSLTCQQKSGVVDDFLFTTKRIPAEVFKLQKNPLDIEFTMIESLTNSDELVRMKPSCCLYYLTDGAKGKCYTCPRLTKSELEEKRQEYLVSVNK, translated from the coding sequence ATGACTAAAGTTGATTACTCATTATTAGAAGAAGCGTTTTATCTACGAATTACAGACCATCCACATAAAGTCTTTGCATTGTCGTTACGTGAATTACAAGACGGGACAAGACTAGATGAGTTTATTGAATATTACGGTACAATCCAAAAAGCAACAACACGACAAGTTGTTTCTACATACTTTTTTAAATTCTACGGGTGGTTCTTCTCTGGTGTTCAAAGCGTAATGTCATTGAACCACAGCGAATTGCAAATTGAGTTAGACAATATAGAACTTCAAGTTTTTTATAACAAGGAATATGACTATTATGGACTTTGCTTTAAGCTTATGGACGCATCAGAGCGTTCTGTCTCAAAAGGAGATAGAGAAAAGTGGAGAAGCCAATATCAAGCTTCTATTTTCACAAAAAATGTAGTTCCGCTAATCGAATGCTTTGCGAAACAAACAAACATAAGAGAAAGAGAATTATGGGGACAGTTTGTCATTGGGGTGTATTATGGGCATGACAAGTTGGTTTCATCCTTGACGTGTCAACAGAAATCAGGAGTTGTAGACGATTTTCTCTTTACTACAAAACGAATCCCTGCAGAAGTCTTTAAGCTACAAAAAAATCCTTTGGATATTGAGTTTACAATGATTGAGTCATTGACTAACTCTGATGAATTAGTGCGAATGAAACCAAGTTGCTGTTTATATTATTTGACCGACGGTGCCAAAGGCAAATGTTATACGTGTCCGAGGTTAACAAAGAGTGAACTTGAAGAGAAAAGACAAGAATATTTAGTATCTGTGAACAAGTAA